Below is a genomic region from Streptobacillus felis.
ATAAGTTTCAAAAAATTCATGTTCAGCTATTCTATAAACTTCACTATTATCAAGAGGAGTAACTAAAAAGTCATTTAATTTAACTATCATATTTTCTCCCCACGCAGCAGTTATAAAAAAAGTTTTTGTCTTATCTTCAATATTAAGCAATGTTAAAATATTTTCATCTACCTTTATAGCTTTTACTTTACCTATTGGCATATAAATAGACCAAAATTCATCAAAATTTTCAATAAATTTATACCTTTTATTAAATTTTTCTTCGCTCATTATATACATTTCTTTAGCATCTGTAAGATTTTTTACAACAACATTATTTTTTTTCGCTATATTTTTTGTTTCTATACCATCTTTAGTTATAGTGAGAATTTCTTCACCTTCTATAGCCTTTCTTGCATGAACTTTTTTATACTTTTCATACACTTTAATATTTTCAAAATTTAAATGAGATAATAGAAATTCTTGATTTAAAATTTTATCACTATTTGTAAATGATAATATACTTAGAAATAAAAAAATAAATATTTTTTTCATGAATTCTCCTTTCAATATAATATATATAATTTTACCAAAAATGAAAGATATAATCAAATTAATATATATCTAACTACTATTTTTTTTAAGGTTTTCGTGTTAAAATATATTAAAAATATGAGGAAGAAGGTTTAATATGAAAGTATATTTAGATAATGCAGCGACAACAGGTATTTTGGATGAATTTAAAGAAGAATTATTAAATGTATTTGTAACAAATTTTGCAAATGCCTCTTCTATACATGCCCTAGGTAAAAAATCTAGATATATACTTGAAAAATCAAGAGAAATAGTAGCAAATAGCCTTAATGTATTACCTAAAGATATATTTTTTACTTCAGGAGCTACAGAGTCAAATAATATGATAATAAAAGGAGTTGCATTAAGTAAAGGAAGTGGACACATTATTACATCAAGTATAGAACATCCAAGTGTTTTAAATGTATGTAAATATCTAGAAGAAAAAGGATATGAAATAACTTACCTAAGACCAGATAAATATGGCAGAATAAGTAAAGAAGATGTAATATCAAATATTAAAGAAAGCACCATCCTTATTACTATAATGGCAGTAAATAATGAAACAGGAGTAAAAATGCCTATAGAAGATATTGGAAATGCAATAAAAGAAACAAATATCTTTTTTCATAGTGATATGACTCAATTAATATTAAAAGAAAAAATAGATTTATCTAGTTTTAACATAGATGGAATTTCTGCATCTTTCCATAAATTACATGGTTTAAAAGGAGCGGGAATAGCATATATTAAATCAAAATATCAGATAGAAAAAATATTACATGGTGGACATCAAGAAAAAAACAGAAGATCTGGAACAGAAAATCTTCAATCAATAATATATTCATCTAAAGTTTATGAATACTTATACAATAACATAGATAAAAATCTTGAATATATTAAAGAACTTAGAAAGTATTTAGGAGATAAATTAGAAAAATTAGAAGGAAAAGTATTAGTAAATAATAATAAATATACTATAAATCATATAATAAATATACAAATAATAGGAAAAGATATAGACTATCTTTTACCACTATTTGATATGAACGGTATATACATATCAGGAGGATCTGCTTGCCAAAGTGGTGCTATGAATCCATCGACTGTATTAATGGAACAAGGACTAAGTGAAGAAGAAGCCAAAGCTTCAGTAAGACTTAGTTTATCTATACAAAACACTAAAGAAGAAATAGACTATTTTATAGATGTTTTAAAAAAAATATTGTAAAAGAGGTGATGACATGTTAAGAAGAGTACATACAGATTACTCCTTATTAGAAGGTGTAGCTTCAATAGAAGAATATATTAATAAGGCTAAATTACTTAATGTTAAGGAATTAGCAATTACTGATTTTAGCATGTTTTCTGCACTCAAGTTCTATAATCTTTGTAAGAGAAATAATATTAAACCTATAATAGGTTTAGAAATATATATAAAAGGGGTAATAGATGAGGATAATTACTATACTCTTACATTACTTGCTAAAAATTCCCAAGGTGTTAAGGATATTTACCAATTATCAACAATAAGCTATGAAAGAAGTGAATATGGCAATAATTACATACTACTAACTGACTTATTAGAACATAGTTCAAACATATATATATTAACAGGTGGTATAAAGTCAGAATTAGTTTCTTACATTCTTAAAAATGACTATAATAGAAGTAAAATGTTATTAGAAAAACTAAAAGAAGAAATGGATATAATATTAGAAATACCAACTTTTTCTATGCATGAATTTCAAAAAATAATCTTTGATAGACTTGTAGAAGAATTAAAATTAAAAAAAATAGTAGTAAATGAAATATATTATCTAGAAAAAGAAGATAAAATACTACAAAAAATATTTGCTGCTATTAAGGAGAATAGGACTTTAAAAACAGTCCAAAATGATATTAAACAAGATGGTTTTCACTTTTTAGAAAACAATTTAGATGATGAAAATATCTTAGATATAGACATAGATATAGATGATGCAAATGTAGATTTTCCAACTATAGAAATACCTGATGGACTAACTGAAAGAGAATATATTGAAAGCATAATAGAGAACAATATTAAAACAAAATATACAAATATCACAGAAGAAATCAGAGATAGAATTAAATATGAGTTAAATGTAATAGATAAAATGGGATATATTAAGTACTTTTTAATAGTACAAGATTTCATAAAATATGCCAAAGAAAATGATATTTTTGTTGGACCTGGAAGGGGTTCAGCAGCTGGTTCTATAATATCTTACCTATTAGGAATTACAGAGGTAGATCCTATAAAATATGGTTTGATATTTGAAAGATTTTTAAATCCAGAAAGAATATCTATGCCAGATATAGATGTGGATATAGAACAAGAAAGAAGAATGGATTTAATAGAATATATTAAACATAGATATGGTAGTAGAAATGTAAGCCAAATTATTACATTTTCAACATTTAAACCAACACTTGCTTTAAAAGATTTAGCTAGGGTTTTTGAAATACCCGAAAAAAATATTAGAAAGTTACTAGATGAATCTAAAAATATGAATTTAGATGATTTAAAAGATGAAAGAGATATGGTTAAGACCCTAATATCCTTTGCAAAAAGAATAGAAGGTAAATTAAAAAATAGTTCAACACATGCAGCTGGGGTAATAATTACCAAAAATGATATGAGAGAAAATCTCCCTTTAATATATGAGCCGTATACTAAAGATTATCAAATACAATTTGAAGCTAATATATTAGAGGCTTTAGGTTATTTAAAAATGGATGTACTAGGGTTAAAAAATTTAAATGTAGTAAAAAATGTAGTTAAAAGAATAGGTGAGGATATAGATATATATAATCTTCCTGAATGTAAAGAAGCATTTGATTTATTAAATAATGGTAACAATACAGGTATATTTCAATGTGAATCAGACGGTATAACTAAACTTGCAATGAAACTAAAAATACATTCATTAGAAGATATAGCTTTGTTACTTGCACTATATAGACCAGGGCCTTTAGAAAGTGGATTAATACCTAGTTTAATAGAAGCTAAGAATAATAAAAATATAAAAATAAGGTATATGGATTCGAGTTTAGAAGAAATACTTGCACCTACCTATGGAGTATTAGTATATCAAGAACAAATTATGCAAATTGCCCAAAAAATTGCGGGCTATTCATTAGCTAAAGCTGATGAATTAAGAAAGGCTATAGGTAAAAAGAATGTAGAACTACTTAAAAAAAATAGGGAAGACTTTATTAAAAATGCAAATATTTCTAAAAATAAGGCAGAAGAAATATATGATTTAATAGATAAGTTTGGAAACTATGGATTTAATAAAGCACATGCTATTAGTTATGCAAACATTACCTATCAAACAGCATATTTAAAGGCAAAATATCCTAAAGAATTTTTTGCTAGTCTATTAACAACTGAATTAAAGGTTGAAAGTAAATTATTACGTAGTTATTCAGAAATGTTAAAGATGAATATGGAAATGTATCCACCTAGTATAAATAAATCTACAGTAGGTTTCTTACCTGTAGAAAATGGTATTAGAATACCTTTAAGTGCTCTTAAAGAAATGTCTGAAAAAACAGCAACGGATATAGTTGCTGAAAGAGAAAAAAATGGGGACTTTAAAGATATATTTGACTTTATACAAAGATGTAGATTTTTAAATAAGAGCAATTTAGAAGGTTTAATTTACTCTGGTGTATTTGATGAATTTAATCTAAAAAGAAAAGAATTAATAGCTAATTTACCTGAAATAATAAAATGGGTAGATAAAAAAATAAAGGCGGAAACAGACATCTATTCAACCCTATTTTTAAATGTTAATTTAGAAATTGAAGAATATAAATGGATAAAAACAGATGAATATAGTATAGAGGAAATAATAAAACTTGAAAAAGAATTTGTGAAATTAAGTTTGAAAACAGCACAAATACTAAAAAATGAAAATATATTTAATATATTCAAATCTAAATCATATACTATAGGGTATATAGAAAGTGAAACATCTAGAGTTACTAAAAAGAATGAACTGATGAATACAGCCAGTATATTTACTTTAGATGGTAACAAAGATTATCTAATATTCCCTAAAGAGTATATGAAATTTTCAAGACTTATAAAAAAAGGCAATATTATTTGCTTTAAAAAAACACATTTAGAAAAAGATAGATATAATATTATAGACTGTTTTGCTATTGATGAATTTTCGAGATATAATATTAGTGTAATGATAGATGAAGATTTTGAGTTTAAAGAAGAATTTAAACAATACATATTAGAAAATAGAGGAGATCAAGATATTAATATATATTTTGAAAACAAAAAGACTGTAAGGCATATAAATTTAAATAGAGAATTTATTGAAAAGATGATAAGCCTTCTAGGTAAGAATAAGGTTAAATTACAAATAAAAACTTGAATTAAACATACTCAATTGATATAATAAGATATAAGAAAAAATAGGAGGAATATTATGAATAATTTTGGTAGAATAGAAATATCTCCGAATGTAATTACGGATATAGTTTTAGAAAGTGTTTCAGAAGTTGATGGGGTAGTTGGAATCTCAGATAAAACAAGCAAAGTTGAAGGAATAAATATACTTAAAAACTTAACTAAATTGGGGAATGTAAAATTTGTTGATGTAGAACTTGGAGAAACAGAATGTGTTATAGATCTAGGTATAGTTGTTGAATTTGGTAAAAATATAGTTCAAGTTGTAGCAAACTTCCAAGAAGTAGTTAAAAAAAATGTGGAAAAATTGACTAATATAAAAGTAAATGAAGTAAACGTAAAAGTAACTAATATAGTTAAAACAGTAAAAGAGGAGGAAGGCAATGTTTAGATTTTTAGTAGGATTAATTAAAGCAATTTTCTTTGCAGCATTAATATTATCAGGATATGTTGCTATTTCAGATACTTTCTTTTATACAAATTACTTTGAGTTAGTAACTCCGTATTTAGGATATTTAAAATTTGTAGGATTTATAGCCATAGGTTATTTAGCTATATTATTCTTATCATATGTAGAAAAACTATTTAAAAAACCAAAAGTAGTTAAATCACAAGGAAAATCAGGGAAAGTAGAAGTTGATTTAAATACTATTAATGAAATATCAAAAGTTTTCTTAGAACAAAAACCTTTAATAAAATCAGCTAAAGTTGCATCTCATTCATATTTTTCAAAAATATTGATAAATGCAAGTGTTGAAACATATAATATAGAAAATTTAAATGATAGATTAGCAACATTACAAAATGAATTAAAAGAATATGTTGTACTTATGACAGGTGTTGTAGTTAAAGATGTAAGCTTAAAAATAGTAAAAATTAATCAAGAAAAAATATTTGATACAGTTACAGTAGAAGATGTAACATTAAATAAATTAAGTGATGATGAAATAGTTGAAACTACACCTGAATTTTAGGAACGGAGAAGAAAATGACTCAAAGAGAAGTAAGAGATGAAATATTTAAAATACTATTTGAACATGAAGTTGTTGGTAGTAATATCTCAGATAGAAAATTAGAAGTTCTTGAAACTTTAAAAATGAGTAAAGCGAAAAAAGAATTTTTTGAAAACTACTTAGATAATTTTATGTTAAATGAAGAAGAAATAGTTAAAAAAATAAGTGAAAGAGTTAAAGGATGGACTTTTTCAAGACTTGCAACTCCAGAAAAAGTAATATTAAAAATGTCTTTTTATGAAATATTAGTAGAAAAAATAGGACATGAAATAGTTATTAATGAAGCAGTAGAACTTGCTAAAACTTATGGAGATGAAAATACTAAAGGTTTCATAAATGGAATATTAGGAGATTTAATTAGAAATATAGAAAATTAATAAAAACTGCACCTAGGTGCAGTTTTAACTTAAAGGAGTATTAATGAAAGTTATTGTTGTAGGTAATGGTAATGTTGGAAATTCGTTAATAGAACAGCTACAATCTGAAGGACATGATATTACAGTAATAGATAAGAAGATATCAAATCTAGAAGATTTAAATAATAAGTCTGATGTTTTATGTATTAATGGAGATGGGATTAATGAAGCTGTATTAACTGAAGCTGGAGTAAAGGATTCTGATTTACTTATTGCAGTTACATCTAGTGATGAATTAAACATAGTTTGTTGTATGTTGTCTAAAAGGCTAGGAGTTAAAAATGTTGTTGCAAGAATAAGAGGAAAAGAATATGCAAAACAAAGAGACTTTATTAAAAGAAATCTTAATATAGATTATGCTATAAATCCAGAACTTAGAACTGCAAATGAAATAGCTAATCAATTTAAGTTTATAGGTA
It encodes:
- a CDS encoding cysteine desulfurase family protein is translated as MKVYLDNAATTGILDEFKEELLNVFVTNFANASSIHALGKKSRYILEKSREIVANSLNVLPKDIFFTSGATESNNMIIKGVALSKGSGHIITSSIEHPSVLNVCKYLEEKGYEITYLRPDKYGRISKEDVISNIKESTILITIMAVNNETGVKMPIEDIGNAIKETNIFFHSDMTQLILKEKIDLSSFNIDGISASFHKLHGLKGAGIAYIKSKYQIEKILHGGHQEKNRRSGTENLQSIIYSSKVYEYLYNNIDKNLEYIKELRKYLGDKLEKLEGKVLVNNNKYTINHIINIQIIGKDIDYLLPLFDMNGIYISGGSACQSGAMNPSTVLMEQGLSEEEAKASVRLSLSIQNTKEEIDYFIDVLKKIL
- a CDS encoding DNA polymerase III subunit alpha, whose product is MLRRVHTDYSLLEGVASIEEYINKAKLLNVKELAITDFSMFSALKFYNLCKRNNIKPIIGLEIYIKGVIDEDNYYTLTLLAKNSQGVKDIYQLSTISYERSEYGNNYILLTDLLEHSSNIYILTGGIKSELVSYILKNDYNRSKMLLEKLKEEMDIILEIPTFSMHEFQKIIFDRLVEELKLKKIVVNEIYYLEKEDKILQKIFAAIKENRTLKTVQNDIKQDGFHFLENNLDDENILDIDIDIDDANVDFPTIEIPDGLTEREYIESIIENNIKTKYTNITEEIRDRIKYELNVIDKMGYIKYFLIVQDFIKYAKENDIFVGPGRGSAAGSIISYLLGITEVDPIKYGLIFERFLNPERISMPDIDVDIEQERRMDLIEYIKHRYGSRNVSQIITFSTFKPTLALKDLARVFEIPEKNIRKLLDESKNMNLDDLKDERDMVKTLISFAKRIEGKLKNSSTHAAGVIITKNDMRENLPLIYEPYTKDYQIQFEANILEALGYLKMDVLGLKNLNVVKNVVKRIGEDIDIYNLPECKEAFDLLNNGNNTGIFQCESDGITKLAMKLKIHSLEDIALLLALYRPGPLESGLIPSLIEAKNNKNIKIRYMDSSLEEILAPTYGVLVYQEQIMQIAQKIAGYSLAKADELRKAIGKKNVELLKKNREDFIKNANISKNKAEEIYDLIDKFGNYGFNKAHAISYANITYQTAYLKAKYPKEFFASLLTTELKVESKLLRSYSEMLKMNMEMYPPSINKSTVGFLPVENGIRIPLSALKEMSEKTATDIVAEREKNGDFKDIFDFIQRCRFLNKSNLEGLIYSGVFDEFNLKRKELIANLPEIIKWVDKKIKAETDIYSTLFLNVNLEIEEYKWIKTDEYSIEEIIKLEKEFVKLSLKTAQILKNENIFNIFKSKSYTIGYIESETSRVTKKNELMNTASIFTLDGNKDYLIFPKEYMKFSRLIKKGNIICFKKTHLEKDRYNIIDCFAIDEFSRYNISVMIDEDFEFKEEFKQYILENRGDQDINIYFENKKTVRHINLNREFIEKMISLLGKNKVKLQIKT
- a CDS encoding Asp23/Gls24 family envelope stress response protein, which produces MNNFGRIEISPNVITDIVLESVSEVDGVVGISDKTSKVEGINILKNLTKLGNVKFVDVELGETECVIDLGIVVEFGKNIVQVVANFQEVVKKNVEKLTNIKVNEVNVKVTNIVKTVKEEEGNV
- the nusB gene encoding transcription antitermination factor NusB, with the translated sequence MTQREVRDEIFKILFEHEVVGSNISDRKLEVLETLKMSKAKKEFFENYLDNFMLNEEEIVKKISERVKGWTFSRLATPEKVILKMSFYEILVEKIGHEIVINEAVELAKTYGDENTKGFINGILGDLIRNIEN